GCTTTTCTCAATTTTAACCTAATCTTGATCCATATCATTGTTTCCTGTATGGATTTATGTTGATGTTGAATTATGTCCAATTGTTGAGTGTAACTGATTATGTATCATCGATTAACATGAGTTGAAAAGATTCAAGTGTCAAAACACTCTTAAATTTGATAACTGATGAAGAACAGGGTTGTTTGATGATATAGATCTATAATTTCATATTTGTTTCGATTTTGAGAGATAATGAGGATATGACTTTGTTTGATGAACATGAACAAATGGATAATAAtgatgatttttattttttattttctgatgTTTTGATGATAAATAAAAAGATGATATGAAGATGTAGAGAATTTAATGAAGAATGGGTGCAGGTATACTTAAAAGGGGTAAAAAAAGATAAAAAGACTAAAGTGCCCTCACATGCTATGCACATGTTGAAAGTTAACAGAAAAAAATAACGGTGTTCGGCAATTGGACCCCCCATGAAACAAGTGCATAGCACAGTGACCCTCAATGtcaaaaaaattcttttggaccCCGGTTGTTGTATCaaacaaaccacagggacccctCGTGCAATTTTGTCCATAATTAAATCCTAACAACTAACCTAAAACTTAAGTAGGTACCATAAATCGTACGCTTTCTCCAAAAACCCCCCGAGTCATTCGCCAAGTTGTTACACTAAATACGCTATCAGTAGATTAAATGGTCAGGTGTTCAGATAGCTCTCTAGTTTTGAAAATTAACATATGGGCACATGATTAATATTTAGTAGTACCAAAAAATATTTGCTTAACAAAAAGGGGCAACACTCAAAGATTAAATATAATTCCATCAGCCCATCAATATTTCCTGCTCACATACTAGGCTACTAATAACTCTAATAGCCAAAGAAAGTACGTTTCGATAAATTTACATGTACCTTGAACAACCAATGACATGAGCTATTTGAACATATATAGTATAATGACAAAATTGTCCATTAAATGTCTGCCTATGAACCTTCAATTGCGGGCTGATAGAAGAGTTTGTACGCCTCCAAGACTTCCAGATACCACATGGCCTCTCGATGGGGAAATGCAGAGAGATCGACAATTTTGTGAACCTGAACTTTTAAATTTAACTTATGTTAATTATATGCACAAGCAAGTCAAAATACAGGCTTTTAATGCCTTATTTGAAATAaaaaattaacatatatatatatatatatatatatatatatatatatatatatatatatatatatatatatatatatatatatatatatatatatatatatatatatatatatatatataataaggtgACAATTTTGACCTACTAACTTCTAATGGGTCGATTTGTTGCGTCTTATTTCAAACGGGTCTAATGAAACTTGGGCATAAGAGAATGAATTAAGGtagcattttttttttattattttgaaaGGCATATATGAGTTTGCTTATTATGCGTACGAACTTCTAATCCCTTTATTCGAAATTTCCAAATATTATAGTACTCGTAATAAACATCGGACAAGTAATCACGCTTAAGACACCAATCATTTATGAAACAAATTAGATATGGATAAGACGTATCCGAGGGTCAACCCAACTTGACCGGGTTCGTTTTAATCAACCCATAACCAAACAGACAAGACCCACCCATATTACCACCTCTAGACTCTAATATTCCACATAGAAAAGAGAGCAACAAATTCATCCTTTTTTGCTTATGACAATCTCCCAATTCTGGGCTTCAGTATGAATCATTTAAAAAGATTTTGGCATATGACAGCCTCCTAATTCTGTTATGTGATGATTTCAAATCCAGGTGTCCAATAATTAGTACGTATCACGTACACAGATTTTTGCTTATGACATGCTTCTAATTTTGTTATATCAAATATGACTTATATCCACATTTTTggtaaacttaaaagcaaaactcaACCAAACACCAACTAATTTCTAGTTCTTTCTTCACCAAGTTCTCACTCAAAACTACGACTTTCGTTTCTTTAAAGTCTTAACTAACTCTATACGAAAGACTCGTTACAAAAAAATTAAGATATCATGTACAGTATATATAATGTAACTAATTTACCAACAAATATCATGTACAGTATATATTTTCTAGGAAAAAAAATTTTCAACTTCCTATGAACTACTATTTGTAATTTAATGTAATCATATCATATCGAGATTAAATTAACTAGCGAAAGTAACTAATTGAATAATAATATAATCACGAataatcatatcatatcatattcaCTCGTTGAAATAAATCTACTGATGATAAAAAAAttaccgttcaaaaaaaaaaaaataataatcatattcgcAAAACAAAAAGTAAATTACCTTAATTAAGGGAAAATTATCATCACGAATCACACAACCTCCAACAATCATTACATATGCACCTGTGATATCAATCGAAAGTTCAAATCATTAAAACTACAGATATAATGCcaagtttaaaaaaataaaaataaaaaaaaataaattgttAGTCAGAAACAATGACCTAAATTCCAGTCACGATTTAGGTTTTGGCCAGACGGTGCGAGTTCAACGACGCCGGTTCCGTCATCGACGAGAAACCGTCCGTCGCCGGCGGTGGTGGACGACGGTAGTGAGATTATTACGCCCTGCATTTAAttcaattaattaataattaataattatattcgaTATATGAAAAATAAAATTGATTTAAAAGAGCGGTGGCGCGTGAGTGTATGTATACCTGTAACCACGCGCGCTGGAAGAGGATCGGACCGAGAGAAAGGGAGGATTGAGAGGAGTCGTGAGTGCGACGCGCCGATTTTAATTGGATGCATAGTAACTTTAAGGCGGCTAGGTTGTAGTCCATTTTGTTGTTACCGTAGTGATTTCAACGGTCGCTCACAGTGGAACTGCAAAGATGGTCATCGACTCATCGTTTATCGCCCTtctgtttattttatattttaagaaaacccaaaaaaaaattattattactctttttttttttcacAACGAGATTAGAATTAGTAATGAAAATCATCAAAGAAGTTTCCACCACCTTGCAAAGCAAATTGCATTATAAAATTCCATGTGAGACTATAATTCGAGACCTCACGCAAACCAGAAGGGCGGTAACAAGTAGTTAAATAGAGATAGTTACAAACAAATTATTTTTATAATAGATAAGAAGATTTAGATGCGTTTGACTCCTAATTGATCGGTTCAGTGTTGAATGCTAAATCGTTCAACATTGAACGCGtttgtttttttttatcattaatgacAGATCTATTTTTTTTTGTTGGTGTGTTCCACACCCTAGCTAATGGATATCTACTTTTTTATATATCTAACGTCAGGACCATAACACAAAGCCCATTTATTTATTCGTGGTTCAACAGTCCATTGAAACTTGTATATTTAATTAAatcgtatttaattaaattatacttttctaactatatgtataattataattattataattatatgttaataatatataataattggtaTCTAAGTTCAAAACTGTGTGGCCGCATAGGCTTGTATATAAACGGTAGTATATATTTGTGTTATAACGTGCACACTAAATCAACATACCCCCACTTCCACTTGTGCATGACATAACATCTAGAAAACTATAAAGATAAATATTAGCGTCTAGCATCACATCTATGCCCTGTTTATTTCAGCAAAACGAactctcattaattattattaaatatgattTAATGATTGAGTGTCAATTGTCCCTTTATTGTGGATACCGAGTTTACATAAGACATGGatctagtcattctcatttgtcaacTAATTCTGTTTCTCGATATAGAAATATTGAATGCGGTCACCATGTTAGAATTGATCAACAATCAATATTGCTTGGACACGACCGTGTAAATATCCATTCACTTTTATCGAAGGGCCTAGCAGTATCATACTGTCACGTAGAAGAATAAATCACATTTTGATTATATGTGTTCGTCATGTACTTCACATCATACCCAATGATGACCTTTATAACTACCTTATTAATGATATCATTTAACtatatcaaagtataatatgtcatACAATCGAAGATCGacatatacatctcaggtctaaggacataaagacataaccattatgagGCTCATCATTGACGACGATCCATATAGTGACCTCTCATGATTGggccattccaatattcatcatcaatgaatacatataagCTTTTGCATCaatgatcaagcataaaatggtccaagGGGTTAGGTTCATACGAGATCAACaagtttgggggggggggggggggggggggggtttaagggttttttgagtttaactctccggtccggagtaccgtgaataaccctcatacgagatgatgatctcaaaaaGGGTGGTTAAACATAACCCATCATTCGGGTTGACCGGAGTTGATGGCCCAAGGGCAATGTTAGGATTTACGTCGTGTGCGCTACCTGAAATCGCCGAGTGTTTGAGGGAGCTATTCCAGTTGCGCGGGTTAACTGGAATATCATTCCAGAGTTGTGTTGTGTTCGTTCAAGTTCCTCCTATTTATACTCGTGAGCTTTTGTCCCTTAGTGCCACGTAAGGAGACAAATGGATATGTTGGTGCCACGTTGTGTTGTCATTGTCCATTTATTAAAAAAAAGTTGTAAAGTACTGCCATCATCTTAGTGTTGTCTCCTTTATACCCTACTGTCCTTTTCTGGCCATCCTGCGATGTCGGGATCGTATCGTGCGTACACAGGTTTCCTTTCTTCTTTAGTGTCGCCATAGTACATTCCTAGCCTCATTCGTGCCCATAATATGGCGCTATGCGACCAATGTTTGTGGGCATATTATCAAAGTGTGATTATATGGCGCGTTAGCCAGCGCGTGGATATGATCCCGCGTGATTATATGGCGCGTTAGCCAGCGCGTGGATATGATCCCGCgcaatttaatgatatgttttaggtattaagtgaatgtaaatgttaaagtcatttagtttattgccccgtgaaaccacggattccgactaagaaacttagtCGTTGATTTTAAtaacataaagttcgctcaaagttgaatatttatatttatatttttaataataataattattattattaataataataataaatgccttttaaatttttttagaaaaataaaattacaatttatgagagattaatatttccatttataaaagattttgtattatttttttaattaaattaatatataattatgacatcatcattatgaaaagtaaAGGGTAATTTAGCTTactgatgatgtcatcattttaaatgtttattagactatatagataatatatagattaGACTATATAGATTGTTATTGTTAAATGTTACTCCAATAGTGGGTGATCACAAATTTTCATAGTGGGCCGTACTAATAGTTATTGTTGTATtaattttggtttttttttttttgcaaaaaacaAGGAATTAAATAAAAAAGGGCAGGACACATCAAAGCGATGAATCGAGCCAAAGAACAAGGCACTTGTATTCTTCCGTGAAGGAAACAATAAGGCCCAAAGTGTAAACAAGTGACTCATTTACATATGATCGATAAAAAACCTACACTAGTGACAAGAAATTAGATAATTTTGGTTAATAAATACAAAAAGTTAGCCACTTATGAAGTGGGTGAAATATCTCGAATGGTTGAAATATCTCACATCTTCATCAAGGTAACAATCTCATTTTAATCTGCTCCAAGATTTGAAATATCCAGCGGAGCACTCCACCGGTAACGTATCTTTTCCTTTTTTCCGATGAATTTTCAACTCACAAATTCTCCCATTCATCTTTATCATTTGCCTCTGTTAGTCACCAAACTGATTTCCTTCTTATTTTTAATCTCTACTTTATTTTCCTTCTTATGCCTACCAACTGTTCGATCATTTGTCTCAAA
This genomic stretch from Rutidosis leptorrhynchoides isolate AG116_Rl617_1_P2 chromosome 11, CSIRO_AGI_Rlap_v1, whole genome shotgun sequence harbors:
- the LOC139876566 gene encoding uncharacterized protein isoform X1, producing the protein MDYNLAALKLLCIQLKSARRTHDSSQSSLSLGPILFQRAWLQGVIISLPSSTTAGDGRFLVDDGTGVVELAPSGQNLNRDWNLGAYVMIVGGCVIRDDNFPLIKFRFTKLSISLHFPIERPCGIWKSWRRTNSSISPQLKVHRQTFNGQFCHYTIYVQIAHVIGCSRYM
- the LOC139876566 gene encoding uncharacterized protein isoform X2, whose protein sequence is MDYNLAALKLLCIQLKSARRTHDSSQSSLSLGPILFQRAWLQGVIISLPSSTTAGDGRFLVDDGTGVVELAPSGQNLNRDWNLGAYVMIVGGCVIRDDNFPLIKVHKIVDLSAFPHREAMWYLEVLEAYKLFYQPAIEGS